A single genomic interval of Mycolicibacterium holsaticum DSM 44478 = JCM 12374 harbors:
- a CDS encoding TetR/AcrR family transcriptional regulator, producing the protein MANRQVVQGVRTGGRSARVREAILTAVLDELSVNGHATLSVEAIASRAGVNKTTIYRRWPTLDDLLVDALMTWSHDAIPHPDTGGIETDLLALGRTFADQLNSGIGRQIVAAVLTAGLRSAPLREVSRRYFDHQTERAAPIITRAIERGELPPRTDTNAVLTTFRAPLFYRMVTTGDPIDDGFIAQTTRVTLTAARAGELSV; encoded by the coding sequence ATGGCGAATCGGCAGGTGGTCCAAGGTGTTCGGACCGGTGGTCGCAGCGCCCGGGTCCGCGAGGCGATTCTTACTGCGGTACTCGACGAACTGAGCGTCAACGGGCATGCCACGTTGAGTGTGGAGGCGATCGCCTCCCGCGCGGGCGTCAACAAGACCACCATCTACCGACGCTGGCCCACCCTCGACGACCTGTTGGTCGACGCGCTCATGACGTGGTCACACGACGCAATTCCGCACCCGGACACCGGCGGGATCGAAACGGATTTGCTAGCGCTCGGCAGGACCTTCGCCGACCAACTCAACAGCGGCATCGGACGACAGATCGTTGCGGCCGTCCTCACCGCCGGCCTGCGATCGGCCCCACTTCGCGAGGTGAGCCGACGCTATTTCGATCACCAGACCGAACGCGCGGCGCCCATCATCACCCGAGCGATAGAACGAGGTGAGCTTCCGCCCCGCACGGACACCAACGCCGTGCTCACCACGTTCCGAGCACCACTGTTCTACCGCATGGTCACCACCGGCGACCCGATCGACGACGGGTTCATCGCACAGACCACCCGCGTAACCCTCACCGCGGCCCGTGCCGGCGAGCTGTCGGTGTGA
- a CDS encoding nuclear transport factor 2 family protein: protein MTVFAPHRATLESFVDCINGGADADTLTSLLAEDVVLYGPFGDDPITGRKVAVETIKAVNGLSSDDTYLEVLSGDTHHAARFRLQVGDATVNGIFLVLLDPDGKIAEVNIFYRTLPAGVALQRNLAGVTGMPPWDLRTKGE from the coding sequence ATGACCGTATTCGCACCACACCGCGCCACCCTGGAGTCCTTCGTCGACTGCATAAACGGCGGCGCAGACGCTGACACCCTTACCAGCCTGCTCGCCGAGGACGTGGTGCTCTACGGCCCGTTCGGCGACGACCCCATCACCGGCCGCAAGGTCGCCGTGGAAACGATCAAGGCCGTCAACGGACTCTCGTCCGACGACACGTATCTGGAGGTCCTCAGCGGCGACACCCACCACGCCGCACGCTTCCGGCTGCAAGTCGGAGACGCCACTGTCAATGGCATATTCCTCGTCCTGCTGGACCCCGACGGCAAGATCGCCGAGGTCAACATCTTCTATCGCACATTACCGGCCGGTGTTGCGCTGCAACGCAACCTGGCGGGCGTGACCGGCATGCCGCCCTGGGACCTGCGCACGAAGGGGGAGTGA
- a CDS encoding SDR family oxidoreductase, protein MRVFITGGTGHSGSHIIPELIAAGHEVTGLARSDAAAAAVSALGAKVRRGSLEDLDGLKEAAADSDGVVHVAHRQDLLPSGGIDAVTTAEVPVIHAYGEALAGTGKPLVAAGSIASSSFGNLGRPATEQDPALPTGREYSGTLRFRNAVELAVVGLAERGVRSSVVRFPTIAHDTTDTAGFLPGLIALAKAKGFAGYPGDGANLWNAAHIRDIATLFRLALEKGPAGSYWHAVEDEGIPFRDIAEAIGSRLGLPTVSVPVDELMLPGYFGMFTNLVTMDLPASNLITRQTLGWEPTQPRLLDDLDNGHYFAERRNSVVHQ, encoded by the coding sequence ATGCGCGTTTTCATCACTGGCGGGACCGGCCATTCCGGTTCACACATCATTCCCGAGCTCATCGCCGCGGGGCACGAGGTCACCGGCCTGGCCCGGTCCGACGCGGCCGCGGCGGCGGTGTCCGCGCTCGGCGCGAAGGTGCGTCGCGGCAGCCTCGAGGATCTCGACGGGCTCAAGGAGGCGGCCGCGGACTCCGACGGCGTCGTTCACGTCGCGCACCGGCAGGACCTGCTGCCCTCCGGCGGGATCGACGCAGTGACCACCGCGGAGGTCCCGGTCATCCACGCCTACGGCGAGGCACTCGCGGGAACCGGGAAACCGTTGGTCGCGGCGGGCAGTATTGCCTCGTCGTCATTCGGGAATCTGGGGCGCCCGGCCACCGAGCAAGACCCGGCCTTGCCCACCGGGCGGGAGTACTCGGGCACCCTGCGGTTCCGTAACGCCGTGGAACTCGCCGTGGTCGGACTCGCCGAGCGGGGAGTGCGGTCGTCGGTCGTGCGGTTTCCCACCATTGCGCACGACACGACCGACACTGCCGGATTCCTGCCCGGGTTGATCGCACTCGCGAAGGCGAAGGGCTTCGCCGGTTACCCCGGCGACGGCGCGAATCTGTGGAATGCGGCGCACATCCGCGATATCGCCACCCTGTTCCGGTTGGCGCTGGAAAAGGGTCCGGCCGGCAGCTACTGGCACGCCGTCGAGGACGAAGGAATTCCGTTCCGCGACATCGCCGAGGCCATTGGCAGCCGTCTGGGCCTGCCGACGGTCAGCGTGCCCGTGGACGAACTGATGCTGCCGGGGTACTTCGGCATGTTCACGAATCTGGTCACGATGGACCTTCCGGCCTCCAACCTCATCACCCGCCAGACCCTGGGCTGGGAACCCACCCAGCCCCGCCTGCTCGACGATCTGGACAACGGACACTACTTCGCCGAGCGCAGAAACTCGGTTGTCCACCAATGA
- a CDS encoding NADPH-dependent F420 reductase yields MSSISIIGAGTMASALAGRALAGGNDVEIVGRDQAKAKELAVELGGGATVGAADTAPAGDIVILTVPYAGAAAVVSGYGDGLRGKIIIDITNPVTPDFTGFVTPEGSSGAQEIAKAAPSGAHVVKAFNTLFANVLTDGPAEGHPLDVFIAGDDPQAKASVSRFIETLGLRPMDTGQLLMARALENVGLMQLGLMTHSIKHTNFSLGVDVRS; encoded by the coding sequence ATGAGCAGCATCAGCATCATCGGCGCCGGAACCATGGCCAGCGCGCTGGCCGGGCGGGCGCTCGCAGGCGGCAACGACGTCGAGATCGTCGGCCGTGACCAGGCCAAGGCCAAGGAATTGGCCGTCGAACTGGGTGGCGGCGCCACCGTCGGGGCGGCCGATACCGCACCGGCGGGGGACATCGTGATCCTCACTGTGCCGTACGCCGGCGCGGCGGCGGTGGTCAGCGGGTACGGAGATGGCTTGCGCGGCAAGATCATCATCGACATCACCAACCCGGTCACCCCCGATTTCACGGGGTTTGTCACCCCCGAGGGCAGTTCCGGCGCGCAGGAAATCGCCAAGGCCGCCCCCTCCGGCGCGCATGTCGTCAAGGCGTTCAACACGCTGTTCGCCAATGTTCTGACCGACGGCCCGGCCGAGGGGCACCCGTTGGACGTGTTCATCGCCGGTGACGACCCGCAGGCAAAGGCAAGCGTGTCGAGATTCATCGAGACCCTGGGACTGCGCCCGATGGATACCGGGCAGCTGCTGATGGCGCGGGCGCTGGAGAACGTGGGCCTGATGCAGTTGGGCCTCATGACCCACTCCATCAAGCACACCAACTTCTCCCTCGGCGTCGACGTTCGCAGCTGA
- a CDS encoding TetR/AcrR family transcriptional regulator, with protein MTELAKGPRGLRRGRGARERILAASRQLFRDQGINSTGLDQLCAVAQVSKRTFYQHFTSKDELIAEHLRRFDPDVLPEVFDRTDLTPRERLLAAFDIEGSLCPFIAAAVEINSPDHPARVHARDYKKAFAARFAETAREAGATNPEQLGEQLALLLDGASARNRVLNTEGFATAASIAAVLIDNALPAADVPLGTR; from the coding sequence ATGACGGAGTTGGCGAAGGGCCCGCGAGGCTTGCGCCGCGGCAGGGGAGCGCGAGAGCGCATCCTCGCCGCTTCGCGGCAGCTGTTCCGCGATCAAGGCATCAACAGCACCGGCCTGGACCAGCTCTGCGCGGTGGCTCAGGTGTCCAAGCGCACCTTCTATCAGCACTTCACCAGCAAGGACGAGCTGATCGCCGAACACCTGCGTCGTTTCGATCCCGATGTACTGCCCGAGGTGTTCGACCGCACCGACCTCACACCCCGCGAACGGCTCCTGGCCGCCTTCGACATCGAGGGATCGCTGTGCCCGTTCATCGCGGCGGCCGTCGAAATCAACTCCCCGGACCACCCGGCGCGCGTGCACGCCCGCGACTACAAGAAGGCCTTTGCCGCGCGGTTCGCCGAAACCGCGCGCGAGGCCGGCGCCACCAACCCCGAACAGCTCGGTGAACAACTGGCCCTGCTGCTCGATGGCGCCTCGGCGCGCAACCGAGTCCTCAACACCGAAGGCTTCGCCACCGCCGCCTCCATCGCCGCCGTTCTCATCGACAACGCCCTCCCCGCAGCAGACGTACCGCTTGGCACACGCTGA
- a CDS encoding SDR family NAD(P)-dependent oxidoreductase, whose protein sequence is MGKLDGKVAVITGATSGLALAGAKLFVDEGAHVFISGRRKDALDEAVELIGRNVTGVPGDSADLDDLDRLFDTVKQEKGSIDVLWASAGTGEQARLGQITEEHFDATFGLNARGTLFTVQKALPLFNDGGSIFMTGSNASLKGYPEWSVYAASKAVQLAYARVWVSELKDRNIRVNVLTPGQVATAKQEELFDEAMKAQFESLIPRGKMGRPEELASAALFLASDDSSYVNGMELVVDGGTSAI, encoded by the coding sequence ATGGGAAAACTTGATGGCAAGGTCGCGGTGATCACCGGTGCGACAAGTGGTTTGGCACTGGCCGGCGCCAAGCTGTTCGTTGACGAAGGCGCTCACGTCTTCATCTCGGGCCGACGGAAGGACGCGCTGGATGAGGCCGTCGAACTGATCGGCCGCAACGTGACCGGCGTGCCGGGTGATTCGGCCGACCTCGACGATCTGGACCGGTTGTTCGACACGGTCAAACAGGAAAAAGGCTCGATCGACGTGTTGTGGGCAAGTGCGGGGACAGGCGAGCAGGCAAGGCTCGGCCAGATCACCGAGGAGCACTTCGATGCCACCTTCGGGCTGAACGCGCGCGGCACATTGTTCACGGTTCAAAAGGCGCTGCCGCTGTTCAACGATGGCGGCTCGATCTTCATGACGGGGTCGAACGCATCGCTGAAGGGCTACCCCGAGTGGAGTGTGTACGCCGCGAGCAAGGCCGTGCAGCTTGCCTACGCGCGGGTGTGGGTCTCGGAGTTGAAGGACCGCAATATCCGGGTCAACGTGCTGACCCCCGGCCAGGTCGCCACGGCGAAGCAGGAGGAGTTGTTCGACGAGGCGATGAAGGCGCAGTTCGAGTCCCTCATCCCGCGCGGAAAGATGGGCCGCCCTGAGGAACTCGCGTCGGCCGCGTTGTTCCTGGCTTCCGACGACTCGAGCTACGTCAACGGCATGGAACTGGTTGTCGACGGCGGCACCTCAGCGATCTGA
- a CDS encoding nuclear transport factor 2 family protein, translating to MTTLAPHRDTVDQFVASMHAGADKDALSDILAEDVVLYGPLDDEPLTGRQAVLEAIQTVSAAAADLTYREVLSGTTHHAAYFRLQIDDTVVNGMDRIRFDANGKIAEVTIWWRPLPSGVEMQGRLAGLLGGQPWKLLTHTA from the coding sequence ATGACCACATTGGCCCCGCACCGCGACACCGTCGACCAATTCGTCGCCAGCATGCACGCCGGCGCGGACAAAGACGCACTTTCGGACATCCTCGCCGAGGACGTGGTGCTGTACGGCCCGCTCGACGACGAGCCACTCACCGGCCGCCAGGCCGTCCTGGAAGCCATCCAGACCGTCAGCGCGGCGGCCGCCGACCTCACCTACAGGGAGGTTCTCAGCGGCACGACGCATCACGCCGCGTACTTCCGGCTGCAGATCGACGACACCGTGGTCAACGGAATGGACCGCATCCGGTTCGACGCCAACGGCAAGATCGCCGAGGTGACCATCTGGTGGCGTCCGCTGCCATCCGGCGTCGAGATGCAAGGGCGCCTTGCGGGTCTTCTCGGCGGGCAACCCTGGAAGCTCCTCACCCATACGGCGTAA
- a CDS encoding NADPH-dependent F420 reductase — MTSISIIGSGNMARAIGALAVQGGNTVEIISRDAAKAAALAGALGKGVTTGTWGSAPAGDIVILAVLFDSAAPIVSRFGDALAGKIIVDITNPFNATADGLAIPENTSVAQEVAKAAPADANVVKAFNTVFGHVLEKGQTLDVFFAGDDTQAKAHVSKFIESLGLRPLDVGGLKMAHWLEGAGLVLMGVARYGAGNFDIALGVTKVPG; from the coding sequence ATGACAAGCATCAGCATCATCGGCTCGGGAAACATGGCCAGGGCCATCGGCGCCCTGGCCGTCCAGGGCGGCAACACCGTCGAAATCATCAGTCGCGACGCAGCCAAGGCCGCAGCCCTGGCCGGCGCGCTAGGCAAGGGTGTCACGACCGGAACGTGGGGCTCCGCCCCAGCCGGCGACATCGTCATCCTCGCCGTGTTGTTCGACAGCGCCGCACCAATCGTCAGCCGGTTCGGGGACGCACTGGCCGGCAAGATCATCGTCGACATCACCAACCCCTTCAATGCCACGGCAGACGGGCTGGCTATCCCCGAAAACACCTCGGTCGCACAGGAAGTCGCCAAGGCGGCCCCGGCCGACGCCAACGTGGTGAAGGCATTCAACACCGTCTTCGGTCACGTCCTGGAAAAAGGCCAGACACTCGATGTGTTCTTCGCCGGCGACGACACGCAAGCCAAAGCGCACGTGTCGAAGTTCATTGAGAGCCTCGGGCTACGCCCGCTGGACGTCGGTGGCTTGAAAATGGCGCACTGGCTAGAGGGAGCGGGCCTGGTCCTCATGGGCGTCGCCCGCTACGGCGCGGGGAACTTCGACATCGCCCTCGGTGTCACCAAAGTTCCCGGCTGA
- a CDS encoding TIGR03619 family F420-dependent LLM class oxidoreductase, producing the protein MKLGFVIPIIGPAITSAVGLSAFCRGLEDLGYDTLWVGDRLVTPVDMQATYPGREQPYPPQMTRYLDPVLLWTVAATATSRVRLNASTLSTFYYEPTHLARQLTTLDVLSDGRLDVGVGVGWMKDEHDIARGADWRRRGRMLDDVLAFLQEWWTTTPVSWDSEFFSLPAVHADLRPVQAGGPPIWIGGASEAAMRRVGRVGTGWLGVEGLQDSDQLWPIARRAAQDAGRDPDALKTAMRIDIGPGASVDSVVDKIERFAGDGVDEAIVDAIPLFPTLEQLLDFASQVITTWGVRRTA; encoded by the coding sequence ATGAAGCTTGGTTTCGTCATTCCCATCATCGGCCCGGCCATCACCAGCGCCGTTGGCCTCAGCGCGTTCTGCCGAGGGCTCGAGGACCTTGGTTATGACACGTTGTGGGTCGGCGATCGACTGGTCACGCCGGTGGACATGCAGGCCACCTATCCGGGCAGAGAGCAGCCGTACCCGCCGCAGATGACCCGCTACCTCGATCCGGTGCTGCTGTGGACCGTCGCCGCCACCGCGACCAGCCGGGTGCGATTGAACGCCAGCACGCTCAGCACGTTCTACTACGAGCCAACGCATCTGGCCCGGCAGCTGACAACGCTCGACGTGCTCAGCGACGGCCGCCTTGACGTCGGCGTGGGGGTCGGATGGATGAAGGATGAACATGACATCGCCCGCGGTGCAGACTGGCGCCGCCGCGGGCGGATGCTCGACGACGTGCTGGCGTTCCTCCAGGAGTGGTGGACGACCACTCCGGTGTCCTGGGATAGCGAGTTTTTCTCCCTACCGGCGGTCCATGCCGACCTGCGCCCGGTCCAGGCCGGCGGTCCGCCCATCTGGATCGGCGGTGCCAGCGAGGCCGCGATGCGCAGGGTCGGCCGCGTTGGCACCGGCTGGCTCGGGGTCGAAGGCCTGCAGGACTCCGACCAATTGTGGCCGATTGCGCGCCGTGCGGCGCAGGACGCCGGCCGCGATCCTGACGCGCTGAAGACGGCCATGCGAATCGACATCGGGCCCGGCGCGTCCGTCGACTCGGTGGTCGACAAGATCGAACGCTTCGCGGGCGACGGTGTCGACGAGGCGATCGTGGATGCCATCCCTCTGTTCCCCACCCTCGAGCAACTGCTCGACTTCGCCAGCCAGGTAATCACCACATGGGGTGTTCGTCGGACGGCTTGA
- a CDS encoding MarR family winged helix-turn-helix transcriptional regulator has protein sequence MEPNWLSPAEGRAWQAFVYAHQQLEAHLSRRLQQSGLSGADYEVLAALSAHAGGRMSARDLSTALSWEKSRLSHQARRMQKDGLIVREPNPDDARSTMVCLLPAGRAAIEKAAPGHVEEVRRNFIDLFTPAELDTLATLNERILQHLATDHDSPG, from the coding sequence ATGGAACCGAACTGGCTGAGCCCTGCTGAAGGCCGCGCCTGGCAGGCATTCGTGTATGCGCATCAACAGCTCGAGGCCCACCTGAGCCGGCGCCTGCAGCAATCGGGGCTGTCCGGTGCCGACTACGAGGTACTGGCCGCACTCTCGGCTCACGCCGGGGGCCGCATGTCGGCCCGTGATCTGAGCACCGCACTGAGCTGGGAGAAAAGCCGTCTCTCCCACCAGGCGCGACGCATGCAGAAGGACGGGCTGATTGTGCGCGAGCCCAACCCCGACGACGCCCGCAGCACCATGGTCTGCCTGCTGCCGGCCGGCCGCGCCGCCATCGAGAAGGCCGCGCCCGGACACGTCGAGGAAGTCCGCCGGAACTTCATCGACCTGTTCACCCCGGCCGAACTCGACACGCTCGCCACCCTCAACGAACGAATCCTGCAACACCTGGCCACAGACCACGACTCCCCCGGCTAA
- a CDS encoding aromatic alcohol reductase translates to MASQQSPDGARILVIGAGELGGNVVAALTHRDDAPPVTVLLRPSGTPRHAQLRDQFAARGVGIVEADVATASTAELSTVLRQFHTVVSCIGFAAGAGTQRKITEAALAARVPRYLPWQFGVDYDAIGRGSPHDLFDEQLDVRDMLRAQSITEWVIVSTGMFTSFLFEPAFGVVDLTTNTVNALGSWDTEVTVTTPEDIGVLTAEIIQTSPRIANQVVYVAGDTITYRELADIVERTTGAQVIRNEWTVAQLLHDLDRNPGDRLRKYRAVFAQGNGVAWPKTGTFNAIRGIPTTTAEQWARKHLSARH, encoded by the coding sequence ATGGCGTCGCAGCAATCACCAGATGGGGCACGGATCCTCGTCATCGGAGCCGGCGAACTCGGCGGCAACGTTGTCGCCGCACTGACTCATCGGGACGACGCACCGCCGGTGACTGTGCTGCTGCGGCCGTCAGGCACACCCCGGCATGCCCAGCTGCGCGATCAGTTCGCGGCCCGCGGCGTCGGAATCGTAGAGGCCGACGTTGCGACGGCGTCGACGGCTGAGTTGTCGACAGTGCTGAGACAGTTCCACACGGTGGTGAGTTGCATCGGATTCGCGGCGGGGGCGGGAACCCAACGCAAGATCACCGAAGCCGCGCTGGCGGCGCGGGTTCCGCGATACCTCCCGTGGCAGTTCGGCGTCGACTACGACGCCATCGGACGCGGCAGCCCTCACGACCTGTTCGACGAACAACTCGACGTGCGCGACATGCTGCGTGCCCAGAGCATCACCGAATGGGTGATCGTGTCGACCGGCATGTTCACCAGCTTCCTCTTCGAACCCGCCTTCGGCGTCGTCGACCTCACCACCAATACCGTTAACGCGCTTGGCAGTTGGGACACCGAAGTCACCGTCACCACTCCGGAGGACATCGGCGTGCTCACCGCGGAGATCATCCAGACCAGCCCGCGTATCGCGAACCAGGTCGTCTACGTCGCCGGCGACACGATCACCTACCGCGAACTCGCCGACATCGTCGAACGGACCACGGGAGCCCAGGTCATCCGCAATGAATGGACCGTCGCGCAGCTACTGCACGACCTCGACCGAAACCCCGGCGACAGACTACGGAAGTACCGCGCGGTGTTCGCTCAGGGCAACGGCGTCGCGTGGCCGAAGACCGGTACGTTCAACGCCATCCGCGGCATCCCAACCACGACCGCTGAACAGTGGGCGCGCAAACACCTCAGCGCGAGACATTAG
- a CDS encoding cutinase family protein, protein MRTSRPAVFGAVARSANVLILAWMTAVAGLLTVPAASAFAADDSCAAVEVVFARGTFEPPGVGATGQAFVDALNARLPGQAIEVYGVNYPASLAFGQAADGVADAVNRIESIATQCPATKIVLGGYSQGAAVAGYATSSVVPAGINLPAGLSGPMPVSVAPHVAAVVLFGTPDDWFLGLADRSAPPITIGDLYVKKAIQLCAPGDPVCYPGGLNRSAHSAYKVNGMADQAADFVIGQLSAPSPAAV, encoded by the coding sequence ATGAGGACATCACGGCCGGCCGTCTTCGGCGCAGTGGCGCGATCTGCAAACGTCCTGATTCTGGCATGGATGACTGCCGTTGCCGGATTGCTCACCGTCCCCGCTGCGAGCGCTTTCGCCGCCGACGACTCCTGCGCCGCAGTAGAAGTGGTTTTTGCCCGCGGCACGTTCGAACCACCTGGTGTCGGGGCAACCGGCCAAGCGTTCGTCGATGCACTCAATGCTCGTCTGCCCGGACAAGCTATTGAGGTCTACGGGGTGAATTACCCCGCGTCGTTGGCTTTCGGTCAGGCGGCCGACGGTGTCGCGGACGCAGTGAACAGGATCGAATCGATCGCCACGCAGTGCCCGGCGACGAAGATCGTGCTCGGCGGCTACTCGCAGGGCGCGGCGGTGGCCGGGTACGCGACCTCCAGCGTCGTGCCGGCCGGAATCAATCTTCCTGCCGGCCTGTCCGGGCCGATGCCCGTGTCGGTTGCGCCCCACGTTGCCGCGGTGGTGCTCTTCGGGACGCCTGACGACTGGTTTCTGGGCCTGGCCGACCGCTCCGCGCCGCCGATCACCATCGGAGATCTCTACGTCAAGAAGGCGATACAACTGTGTGCGCCCGGCGATCCGGTGTGCTACCCCGGCGGACTGAATCGCTCCGCCCACAGCGCGTACAAGGTCAACGGGATGGCCGACCAAGCGGCCGACTTCGTGATCGGTCAGCTGTCCGCGCCCTCGCCTGCGGCCGTATGA
- a CDS encoding SDR family NAD(P)-dependent oxidoreductase translates to MTDASPTINPFDLSGHVAVVTGGGSGIGLGFAGGLVRAGASVAILGRTASRLDDAAEHLRRHGRPVLPVVCDVTDEDATAAAMARIRSEFGYLDSCFANAGVRGGFIPVLETSLEAFREVTRVDLDGVFVTLREAARQMIEAGRGGSLVAVSSLGAFQGMPRQPAYAASKAGVTSLVDSMAVELARYGIRANTVAPGWFDTDMTSEGLNNERFRERVLPRVPARRWGAPDDVGGVAVYLASAASRYHTGDVLRIDGGYLKF, encoded by the coding sequence GTGACTGACGCATCACCGACCATCAACCCCTTCGATCTTTCCGGCCACGTCGCGGTGGTCACCGGCGGCGGCTCCGGCATCGGCTTGGGATTCGCCGGCGGCCTGGTCCGCGCAGGAGCATCCGTGGCCATCCTCGGCCGCACCGCCTCGCGCCTGGACGACGCCGCCGAACATCTCCGCCGCCACGGCCGACCCGTGCTGCCAGTCGTCTGCGACGTCACTGACGAGGACGCCACCGCCGCGGCCATGGCGCGGATCCGTAGCGAATTCGGCTACCTCGACTCGTGTTTCGCTAATGCCGGAGTGCGCGGCGGGTTCATTCCAGTGCTCGAGACATCGCTAGAAGCGTTCCGCGAAGTCACGCGAGTCGACCTCGACGGCGTGTTCGTCACGCTGCGCGAAGCTGCCCGCCAGATGATCGAGGCCGGCCGCGGCGGCAGCCTGGTGGCGGTGTCGAGCCTGGGCGCGTTCCAGGGGATGCCGCGCCAACCCGCCTACGCGGCCTCCAAGGCCGGTGTCACCTCGTTGGTCGACAGCATGGCGGTCGAGCTGGCCCGTTACGGAATCCGCGCCAACACGGTGGCTCCGGGCTGGTTCGACACCGATATGACCTCGGAGGGCCTGAACAACGAGCGGTTCCGCGAGCGGGTGCTGCCGCGGGTTCCGGCGCGCCGCTGGGGCGCACCTGACGACGTCGGCGGGGTGGCCGTCTATCTGGCCAGTGCGGCGAGCCGCTATCACACCGGCGACGTGCTGCGTATCGACGGCGGCTATCTCAAGTTCTAG
- a CDS encoding ABC1 kinase family protein: MRRGAKLAGLPVRAAGRAVLGWGQRLAGGDAELIAEQWSARSAEQVFAVLGELKGGAMKFGQAMSMFEAAIPEQYAAPYRDALTRLQAAAPPITADRIHRVLAEQLGTRWRERFAEFDDAPVAAASIGQVHRALWHDGRSVAVKVQYPGADVALMSDLRQLRRFSRLIEPLFSGLAVRPMIEELSARMADELDYRHEADNQRAFAAAFADDPQFLVPKVIASSPKVLVTEWVSGQPISDLITTGDQDTKNRAARLLFEFSAASMTLLGKLHADPHPGNYQLTPDGRLVVVDFGSVATAHRSALVFLDSIRLAEVAESVQLADIADPELQALVLSEINAELSGLGFSGSNTLIDPEDVQSFFGPFIEPALAQSFRFNRHWMQQLAPRVPGLARGQDFLDGAVLSIPPEHALMFRTIAGIMAVACQLEAEVALRDIITRWYPDFENPKIPPKLADALEIDS, translated from the coding sequence GTGCGTCGTGGCGCGAAGTTGGCGGGGCTGCCTGTGCGCGCCGCCGGGCGAGCGGTACTCGGCTGGGGGCAACGGCTGGCCGGCGGCGATGCCGAGCTGATCGCTGAGCAGTGGTCAGCGCGCAGCGCCGAGCAGGTGTTCGCCGTGCTGGGCGAACTCAAGGGCGGCGCGATGAAATTCGGCCAGGCCATGAGCATGTTTGAGGCGGCCATCCCGGAGCAATACGCGGCCCCGTACCGAGACGCGTTGACCAGACTTCAGGCGGCCGCGCCACCGATCACGGCGGATCGGATCCACCGCGTGCTGGCCGAGCAGTTGGGGACACGGTGGCGCGAGCGATTCGCCGAGTTCGACGACGCGCCGGTCGCCGCGGCCAGCATCGGGCAGGTGCACCGGGCGCTGTGGCACGACGGCCGCTCGGTGGCGGTCAAGGTGCAGTATCCGGGTGCCGACGTCGCGTTGATGTCGGACTTGCGTCAACTCAGACGATTCAGCCGACTGATCGAGCCGTTGTTCTCTGGGCTGGCAGTGCGACCGATGATCGAAGAGTTGTCGGCACGGATGGCCGACGAACTTGATTATCGCCATGAGGCAGACAATCAGCGCGCGTTCGCCGCGGCGTTCGCCGACGACCCACAGTTCTTGGTGCCGAAGGTGATCGCGTCGTCACCGAAGGTTCTGGTCACCGAATGGGTGAGCGGACAACCGATTTCAGACCTGATTACAACCGGCGATCAAGACACCAAGAACCGTGCGGCCAGGTTACTTTTCGAGTTCAGCGCCGCCTCGATGACACTGCTCGGCAAGCTCCATGCCGACCCGCACCCGGGCAACTACCAACTCACCCCGGACGGCCGGCTGGTCGTGGTCGACTTCGGCTCAGTGGCCACCGCCCATCGTTCGGCGCTGGTGTTCCTGGACAGCATCCGGCTGGCTGAGGTCGCCGAATCCGTGCAACTGGCCGACATAGCCGATCCGGAGCTGCAGGCGCTGGTGCTGTCGGAAATCAACGCCGAGCTGAGTGGTCTGGGGTTCAGCGGTTCGAACACCCTGATCGACCCCGAGGATGTGCAGTCCTTTTTCGGCCCGTTCATCGAACCGGCTCTGGCGCAGTCGTTCCGGTTCAACCGGCATTGGATGCAGCAGCTGGCCCCGCGCGTGCCGGGGTTGGCGCGCGGGCAAGACTTTCTCGACGGCGCCGTGCTGAGCATCCCTCCCGAGCACGCACTGATGTTCCGCACCATCGCCGGCATCATGGCGGTCGCCTGCCAGCTCGAGGCCGAGGTGGCGTTGCGCGACATCATCACCCGCTGGTATCCCGACTTCGAAAACCCTAAGATTCCACCGAAACTCGCCGATGCACTGGAGATCGACTCCTGA